The nucleotide window ATACCTTAGCCAACTAAGGTTGAAGGGATAGAGGAGGAACCTCTCTTTTGAGGAATAACGAGTTGTAAGGAGTCTTAGTCTCAAGCTGCAGTGGAGCGTGATTTAATTCTCGTAATCGGAGTGAGTGAGTGAGGAGGCCAATAGATGCTTGACAAGCCAAGGAATAGAAGTGAGTCTCTTTGCACGATGACCAACAGGTGTAAACCAAGGCTGACATCATAAATTCATTGTGCAAAACCAAGAAAATGCCGAGATAGGTAGggcaatttcgtcaaaacacTATTAATTAATAATGTTTTTTAACCGCGTTTTAGTATAGGTATAATGTATGCCTCTCAAACAAGCCAGTTTCTAAAGCAGTTTCTAACAATTGAAAGAAGGTTTGCTTCCTCTACCTATAACAAGCAAAAGTTAGAGCACACTACTCTTGTGCCTCAAACTGCTTAGCTTTCTAATCTAATATAAATTACGGgaataaaaattcaaacttgagtACAGATGGAGAAGGACACCACTTTAGCCAACTTTGTTAAGCTCCTGCCTGCGTTCTTCAATCTCAATCTTTTAGATTGCATGATTAATTATTACTTGATCTTGCTTAATCATAAACAAGTTTTCTTTAAATCTAAAGTCATTATGAtccatgtatatatattttttctaaagaTTTCAAGACATAGCATCCCAAAAAGATCTAACACTTAACAAGGTGTTCTAAGACGAAGTCCATTGATAAATAGTACGTGGGACTAAGGATTAAGTCTAGCTAGCAATTTAGCTGCACGATTaaaagagtaaaaaaaaaaaaaatatcacaacAAAACTCAGATCTTAATCAAGACATGAGATAGTGGCTACATATTATAGTCTTATTGGTTCAAAATACAAACATTTGTTCAAAAATAGTATGCTATATATTGACTTAATTACTACATGGAAATATAGATAAATATGGGCTTAAAGTACTAATTTAATTGGAAAAACCATTTTCCTAATCAAATTAGGCTCATAGATGATTGTGGATCAAAGACAGtggatctttcttcttcctctacaATGGTGTTGATCATTAGGGCAACTTGATTCATGCTCGGCCTAGCCTCCGCAGAACGGTTCACACACTTTATAGCCACCTGCAGCAAGTTCACCATCCTCTCCTCGCTCGCGCATTCCGACATTAGGGTTCTGTCAAACACTTCTGCTGTCCATTCCTCTCGAACCACCGAGTGAACCCAAACCGTCAGATCCACGCCGTTGTGCTGCACAAGTTTGCCTGTGAGCAGCTCAAGAAGGATCACACCAAACCCATAAACGTCCCCCTTGAAGGCGCTTGAGGTACTGCCGGCCTTAGAAGCCTTGCGCGGCGTTTGGTTTTCTTGATCGTGGATTTCCATGAGGCCGTATTCGCTTATGCAGGGCTCCATTTTCTTGTTGAGTAAGATGTTGGAGGATTTTAAGTTGCCGTGCGCAATCCCTTCCGTGCGAAGCTCCTCATGCATGAAAGCTAATGCTTCTGCTATGCGAGCAGCAACGGAGAGCCTGCTGTTCCAGTCAAATGCTTGGCCCCTATGGCTTCCTGAACCATACAGTTGTTGCTATATGTTAGAATCATTCTACATAAAGAAATCAGAAAACCCAGCTTAAGACCACATCATTGCTAACTAAGGATCATCATAGagatttgatgtgaaaatagaGTGCCAGTTGTGGACTACCTCATGCCCTGTCCCTCCTCTTTTATTCGGGTTTGTGGACTACCTAGGAAGACTCTGAAAGAGATTTTAGGAAACGACATATAATACTTGGAACTAATGGAAGACTTGACACAAAATCGAGCACTATGACGTTTTAGGATTTATATAGCTGACCTCACTTAATGAGATAAAACTTTGTTGTTCTTGTACTTGCTAACTAAACATTTAGGAAATTTTTTGGTGACCCTAGTATGCTAATCATGAATTTAGTAAAACGAAAGAATATAGAATCTGATTTTTGCATTATTTTTTTCGCtctcttttaatttattcaatttaaaggtaatgtgcaaataaaaaatagtgttTCCCAAATAATGTCataaaaaaactatattttatgaaaatatgcaAAAGGTTTTACCATGGATGAGTCTGAAGAGGCTTCCATTCTGTTGATACTCATACACTAGAAGCTTCTCTTGTTTCGAAAAGTAAAAGGCAAGAGCCGGCAGCACACTCTGGTGCTTGGCCTGGTACAACCTCTCCATCCTCTGCTTAAAATCGCTACCTGAAATCGCCCAATCTTTTATCCTTTTCACCACTAGTACCATTCCGTCCTCAAAGATGACCTTGTAGAGGCTGCCATACTTGCCTCTCCCAAGCAACTCGGCGGGGGCCTTGAGCAAGTCCTCAAACTTCAGTCCGTTCACCACGGGGCTCTTGAGGACGACAAGTGAAGACGAAACCATATTAGTGCTATGGCTCTCATCATCAGCTGAAAATGTGACAGAATAATTCGACTTGCTCAATCCTCCTTTGAACTCACTTGATGCTGCACTAATTTTGCTCATGCTTTCATCGACTGCCGAAACTTTGTTCACGGCATCAACCATTTTATCTTCCTTTTTGTTCTTTGTACATATTTTGAAAATTACTAGCGCAACAAAAACCGATGCCAAAATAGCATATCCTATGTATATAATCACTTGGTTTTTTGAGACACCCTTCGAATTATTCGACTTCTCATCCGCTGTCACAGATGACGATGGACACTTGTTTGCCAACGGATCTCCACACAATTCGGAGTTTCCCAAGAAGCTGTTTGATTGGACAAAGCCGTTCGTGTTAGGGATTGGTCCTTGTAACTTGTTGTTGGAGACATTGAACTTGTCGAATTTGGAGAAGTCAAAATTCGGAATCAGCCCTGTAAGCTGATTGTTGGAAACATCGAGCGTTTTGAGGTTTTCCAGTGCAGCAAGGGACTCAGGGAGGGTACCCGAAAGGCGGTTGTAGCTGACAGTGAATTGAGTGAGTTGATTGCAGTGTCCAATCTCATCTGAAATTTGTCCAGCAATGTTGTTGTCATCAAGGGCAAGGGTGGTAAGAGAGGCAGCGAGAGGTTTCGTGTTGCAAAGCAAAGCAGAATCAAGCGTGCCAACAAGGTTTTGGCCGTTGAGAAAGAGTTTTGTGACAGTAGTGTTGAGAGAATCACAGGCAACATTCTGCCAGTGCTCCTTGCAGGGATCAGAGGAAGGGATCCAACCCCACGAGAGGCCAGGTTGGACACCATTAGAAAGCTTGGCGAGGAAGATGATGAGTGAGTTCTTGACCTCAACGTCCACAGAATGCGTTTTGTGGAGGACGAGGGAGAACGAAAAGAAGATTACCAAGACGAagattttgttcattttttttcgaAGATCTAGCGTTGGTGTAAGTAGGGTTTGCAATATATGGGATAGAGAGGAAGAAACTCTCAAAGTTGATGTGGGTTGCCGACTCTATAGAATGAGAGCTTGGATTCTTAATTGTTTACCTTGATGCTAGAGAGTAAGGAGATAAAGACATTGGCTAGCTAAGGTTTAGTTATTTGAAAAATATATGGCGCCGGCAGCCTAATGACGGGTGGAAATGTTCTGTCAGCCCTTTCGGAACAATGATTTTGGCTGTGACAAAGTCATATTTTtcctcttattatttatttaatgcTTAATTAGTGTAATACCCAGATATATAACTGTTAATGTGAATGAGAAATATTTAAAAGAACCAAactttagagaaaaaaaagtgCAGTCATTTTCACTCCCGCTTACTCCTTTTGCACTCCTTCTCTTTGTCTATCTCACTTGATttcctttgatttattcaatctaaaagataatagaaaacaaaaaacaagttCGAAAATCACTTTTAGAAAGATTTCCTTATCAACCATGTTAATGTTGGTATAATAACAGTTGCCCTTGGAACAAGAAAAACTTACCTATAACGAAAATACAATTGTAATTAACAGTATTTCAAGTCAATCTAGTTTTGCCACCTAAGATGTTGAAAAGATAAGTTGATGCTTGATTAATATGAACTATAGTCGCACAGAGGGAAGTTCCTCTCCCCGTCTAAAGCCATTGGTGAGGTTGATCTTGTCAAAAAGTCAACTTGCAATCCTTGAAGATATTATGATTCAATGGCTGAGATGTATTCATCAAGATTGGCCTATCCAACAGGAGCTGCCATGCAATACAACTGTACAAAAACAACGCAAAATTAGGTCATTATCATACAGTACTGCACTTGTTTAACACAACAATGATTTAAgactttttcttaattttaaaacattAATAAATTCTCCTTTAGCTTTCCtgcatatttttcttaattaaattactcATAGTAGCGACTGCAACTTTGGCTTGAGGGAGTATTAAAGTTCACAAAACTCAAAGCATAAGACAAATTAAGATGAGCTCAGGCTTGAAGTCGATATTTCTGAAATAGATTCGAATCATTCTGCTTACGGCATCTCATTCGGCTCAAATTTAAAATAAGCAATTTAATGATGATGCCAAACTTTTACACAATCTATCTCATTTCTGCCTGTTACAGGATGTATTTACTCGAATGTCACAGTCTCTCATCACGTGACATGAAGAGAGGTGAAAGACAATAAATACATATGGTATGACGTGTATTTACACCCAGGTAAAGCACACAATTTTCTTGGTAACTCCAAATTTCGAGTTTTTACAGATTCTTAATAATAAAGAGGAAACTGTATGTCAGAATCATTTTATACTAACTTACTATGGTACTTTTTTTCTATGATCCAATTTACCAGCATACATAAACAGCATATTATGGGGAGATGCATGTGTTATCATCACCACTTGAAGCAGCCTGTCCATCAAATCCTGCATCAAATAAAGTTTAAGGTATCATTCATCCCATACGTTTAGTTTTACATGAaacaaatttaatatataattgaTTGTAATAGTATATAAGACTGAGTTGGCTAAGACAGTGTGCCTCTTTATGCACCCAAGTCCGAACTCCATATAGTTTAGATTAGAATATCATCACtccataaaagaaaaatgcatgGGACCAAAAAAGTTTCCTCAAGCCAATACCTCTAATGAACTACAACACCAAAACAAGATAATGTGATTTGAAAGAGTTAAAACTACGTCCA belongs to Malus sylvestris chromosome 17, drMalSylv7.2, whole genome shotgun sequence and includes:
- the LOC126610602 gene encoding probable inactive receptor kinase At2g26730 encodes the protein MNKIFVLVIFFSFSLVLHKTHSVDVEVKNSLIIFLAKLSNGVQPGLSWGWIPSSDPCKEHWQNVACDSLNTTVTKLFLNGQNLVGTLDSALLCNTKPLAASLTTLALDDNNIAGQISDEIGHCNQLTQFTVSYNRLSGTLPESLAALENLKTLDVSNNQLTGLIPNFDFSKFDKFNVSNNKLQGPIPNTNGFVQSNSFLGNSELCGDPLANKCPSSSVTADEKSNNSKGVSKNQVIIYIGYAILASVFVALVIFKICTKNKKEDKMVDAVNKVSAVDESMSKISAASSEFKGGLSKSNYSVTFSADDESHSTNMVSSSLVVLKSPVVNGLKFEDLLKAPAELLGRGKYGSLYKVIFEDGMVLVVKRIKDWAISGSDFKQRMERLYQAKHQSVLPALAFYFSKQEKLLVYEYQQNGSLFRLIHGSHRGQAFDWNSRLSVAARIAEALAFMHEELRTEGIAHGNLKSSNILLNKKMEPCISEYGLMEIHDQENQTPRKASKAGSTSSAFKGDVYGFGVILLELLTGKLVQHNGVDLTVWVHSVVREEWTAEVFDRTLMSECASEERMVNLLQVAIKCVNRSAEARPSMNQVALMINTIVEEEERSTVFDPQSSMSLI